The following proteins are co-located in the Methanobacterium alcaliphilum genome:
- a CDS encoding TMEM175 family protein: protein MKTTQKQRLMTTNRIETLVDGIFAIAMTLLVLTLEVPDFPSPVTNATLQAYLLSISSKFFIYALSFILLAVFWRIHHVQFHNIKKSDSKLIWINVIWVMFVALVPFSTSLVGDYGSLEVAAVFFNINMFFIGILSFFNWYYAVHHGLMDNMVIKEYKRHLRLYLLLPVVAIIAILMSFIIPAWSQLSFILISPFKIINDKL, encoded by the coding sequence ATGAAAACTACTCAAAAACAACGATTAATGACTACTAATCGAATTGAAACCTTGGTAGATGGTATATTTGCTATTGCAATGACTCTTTTGGTTTTAACACTGGAAGTTCCGGATTTTCCTTCTCCTGTAACTAATGCCACTCTTCAGGCCTATTTATTAAGTATTTCTTCTAAATTTTTTATTTATGCTTTAAGCTTTATTTTACTGGCGGTTTTTTGGAGAATACATCATGTGCAATTTCATAATATAAAAAAGTCTGACAGTAAATTAATATGGATAAATGTAATATGGGTAATGTTTGTGGCTCTTGTACCTTTTTCCACGTCTTTGGTGGGAGATTATGGATCTTTAGAAGTTGCAGCTGTTTTTTTTAACATTAACATGTTTTTTATCGGAATATTGTCATTTTTCAACTGGTATTATGCTGTTCATCATGGATTGATGGATAATATGGTAATAAAAGAGTATAAACGGCATCTTAGATTGTATTTATTGTTACCTGTGGTTGCCATAATTGCTATTTTAATGAGCTTTATAATTCCTGCCTGGAGCCAGCTGTCTTTTATTCTTATAAGTCCATTTAAAATAATAAATGATAAATTATAA
- a CDS encoding sugar phosphate isomerase/epimerase family protein produces MKIGFSTLALFMNSFEYFLEIASNGGFQLMEILCEGPYWPRNMIANSGNLEIFDSYDIDIFLHAPTIDINPASLNPGIREESQRQMKETSDFAALIGAKAITTHPGMIQRQEERVRNFAIKHAIVNLTECADYAQSRGIFFSIENMPYRYKYLCNTALEHEFFVKKCGCMATVDMGHANTTTHPAEFLKIKNTYYYHLSDNNGEKDQHLSLGEGNLDLSLLKGIKRGIIELNNYDAVLKSKKILDALNGNEIN; encoded by the coding sequence GAAAATTGGTTTTTCTACTCTGGCACTATTCATGAATTCATTTGAGTATTTTTTGGAAATTGCATCTAATGGGGGATTTCAATTAATGGAAATCTTATGTGAGGGTCCTTACTGGCCGCGTAATATGATAGCGAACAGTGGAAACTTAGAAATCTTTGATTCTTATGATATTGATATATTTCTTCATGCACCTACTATTGACATCAATCCTGCCAGTTTAAATCCAGGTATACGGGAAGAGTCCCAAAGACAGATGAAGGAAACTTCAGACTTTGCAGCTTTAATTGGGGCTAAAGCCATTACTACTCATCCAGGAATGATCCAGCGTCAGGAAGAAAGAGTTAGAAATTTTGCTATTAAACATGCAATAGTAAATCTCACTGAATGTGCTGATTATGCTCAATCAAGAGGAATCTTTTTTTCAATAGAGAATATGCCTTATCGCTACAAATATCTATGTAATACGGCGTTGGAACATGAATTTTTTGTTAAAAAATGTGGGTGTATGGCCACTGTAGACATGGGACATGCTAATACTACAACTCATCCTGCAGAATTTTTAAAGATTAAAAACACATATTACTATCATCTAAGTGATAATAATGGTGAAAAGGATCAGCATCTATCTTTGGGGGAGGGAAATCTTGATTTAAGTCTTTTAAAGGGTATTAAAAGGGGAATAATAGAACTTAATAATTACGATGCAGTTTTAAAAAGTAAAAAAATACTGGATGCGCTAAATGGTAATGAAATCAATTAA